Proteins encoded in a region of the Oncorhynchus keta strain PuntledgeMale-10-30-2019 chromosome 3, Oket_V2, whole genome shotgun sequence genome:
- the LOC118371066 gene encoding circularly permutated Ras protein 1 isoform X9: MEFACGFVYVPPSTYQREVHTKPQIAVKRSALLPPPNRIRPRSPPPPPPAQLQKQQHHSPEQRITEKCFKNALLPPFMRSQLPACVQPIPGPPSLLPSNSQRLTYDLPKKEPDIGSHPWDPDYSYNIPEGSGEEMKHPNTTGSSGSAQKSAPALPPRPYFMKSCPEYLVLLPDSFSSSKSSSSSSRSREPLVGNPNVILVSLGELISEENAFTIEGEPTCCSQCGSVLDSFYDNVVNVCYFCQSSLEPPTSSSATCLGCRDSVFLLTPGDKALALTDTLLLFCIDISASMSITSQVLEGKQPIYGSRLQFVQEAVLQSVRKLSETQPHMRVGLITFNNQVTLHGYDEFTSRCLRGAELIDSEYLKEAAFSFPSPQPLSRTRDCLQREILGLSESGATALGPASLVAIAMASRQPGSKVIICTDGKANTDLGNLEVEDIDARPCLSSTIFYHDLGKYAASQGVTVSVLAIEGTDCRLDELGRLADCTSGKVVIASPHELYTEFEEIIENRTIATHCSVTLLLPTTLCVKGEREAGNRVTREVGNVASDTEITFQFGAREHGSQGEVSAPVAGGRVSVQLQLRYRQKDGHSMLRVLTADKEVTDDSSVVLSSLFLAIIQLNSSQASAALAVRGRFQDAKSEGETQRELMERALAYDRSAEDKLIYSKWLKTMDPIHNSLQNYTRRQSIRSDTLQSLTDMGAALLYSMKNSNRSSSLKEKHQH, encoded by the exons ATGGAGTTTGCCTGTGGGTTTGTTTATGTCCCTCCATCAACCTATCAGAGGGAAGTCCACACGAAACCACAAATTGCAGTTAAACGTTCAG ctctccttcctcccccaaaCAGAATCCGTCCCCGcagtcctccccctcctcctccagcacaactacaaaaacaacaacaccactctccagaacagagaatcactgagaaatgttttaaaaatg CTCTGCTCCCCCCATTCATGCGATCTCAATTGCCTGCTTGCGTCCAGCCAATCCCAGGCCcaccttcccttctcccttccaaTAGCCAGAGGCTGACCTATGACCTTCCAAAGAAGGAGCCAGACATTGGGAGTCATCCATGGGATCCAGACTACTCATACAATATCCCAGAAGGCAGTGGGGAAGAGATGAAGCATCCAAACACCACCGGCAGCAGTGGATCTGCACAGAAGTCAG CTCCAGCCTTGCCACCAAGACCTTACTTTATGAAGTCCTGTCCAGAATACCTAGTTCTGTTGCCAGATTCTTTCTCCTCCTCAaagtcctcctcttcatcctcca GATCAAGGGAACCATTGGTGGGGAATCCAAATGTGATCCTAGTCAGTTTGGGGGAGCTGATATCAGAGGAAAACG CGTTCACCATAGAGGGAGAGCCCACCTGCTGCTCCCAGTGTGGCTCTGTGCTGGACTCCTTCTATGACAATGTG GTGAATGTCTGTTATTTTTGCCAGTCATCATTGGAACCACCCACCTCCTCATCTGCCACCTGTCTCGGTTGCCGGGACAGTGTCTTCCTGTTGACCCCTGGTGACAAGGCCCTGGCCCTTACAGACACCCTGCTACTGTTCTGTATCGACATCTCAGCGTCCATGAGTATCACCTCCCAG GTGTTGGAAGGAAAACAGCCAATCTACGGGTCACGTCTTCAG TTTGTTCAGGAAGCAGTGTTACAGAGTGTTCGGAAGCTGAGTGAAACACAACCACACATGCGAGTAGGACTCATCACGTTCAACAATCAG GTGACTCTGCATGGATATGACGAGTTCACCTCGCGTTGTTTGCGGGGTGCGGAGTTGATTGACAGTGAATACCTTAAGGAAGCAGCGTTCAGCTTCCCCAGCCCACAACccctctccaggaccagggacTGTCTACAGAGAGAGATTCTAGG ATTGTCTGAGAGTGGTGCCACGGCTTTAGGTCCTGCTTCTCTTGTAGCCATAGCGATGGCTTCTCGGCAACCAGGGTCAAAG GTGATCATCTGCACAGATGGAAAGGCCAACACAGACCTGGGGAATCTGGAGGTGGAGGACATTGATGCCCGACCTTGCCTCTCCTCCACTATCTTCTACCACGACCTGGGGAAGTACGCTGCTAGCCAGGG GGTGACGGTATCAGTGTTGGCTATCGAGGGGACAGACTGCAGACTTGATGAGCTGGGGAGACTTGCAGACTGCACAAGCGGAAAG GTGGTGATAGCAAGTCCACATGAACTATACACTGAATTTGAGGAGATTATTGAGAACAGGACGATAGCGACACACTGTAGTGTCACTTTGCTGCTCCCCACAACACT gtgtgtgaaaggagagagggaggctgggaaCAGGGTGACCAGAGAGGTGGGAAATGTGGCATCAGACACAGAAATCACCTTTCAATTTGGAGCGAGGGAACACGGCTCACAGGGAGAGG TGTCAGCCCCAGTGGCAGGTGGCCGTGTGTCTGTTCAGCTGCAGCTGAGATACAGACAGAAGGATGGACACAGTATGCTCAGAGTGCTGACGGCTGATAAAGAGGTGACGGATGACAG ctcagtggtcctctcctctctgtttctagcAATAATTCAGCTCAACTCATCCCAGGCCAGCGCCGCTCTAGCTGTCAGGGGCCGCTTCCAAGACGCAAAGAgtgagggggagacacagagggaACTGATGGAGAGAGCCCT